The genome window GTCGGTAGATGTTGTTCAGACGGATGCCGTAATAGGCCGGCACCAACGCCGCCATCTCCCAATTCGCAATATGGGCCGACAGCAGGATAAAGGCGCCTTTTTCCTTCGCATTCAGCAGATTTTCCAGACCGACCACCGTCACCGGGCTGTCCGGCGCGGTCGGGTCGATTTTGGTGACATGTGAGAATTCGCCCGCGCCACGCCCCAGATTGTCCCACACATCCCGAACCGTCTTGTCGATCTGCGCCTGATCCCAATCGGGAAAGGCCCGCGCCAGATTACGGCGTGCGACCTTGTCGGCTTTCAGGAAGGGGCCAACGGTTCGGAACAGCAGGCTGCCGAATCCGGATGCAAAGGACAGCGGCAGGACCTTGAGCGTCTCCAAGGATCCTTGGATCGCTGCGGCCTGCAATGCATAGACGACAATGCCGGATATGCCGCGGCGTCGATAAGCCTCGTTAAACGACATCGGGAAACTCCGACCGGATGGTGTCCAACAGGGCCCTCCCACCCTGCCACTCAAGGACAATGGGGATGGCCGTCACCGCCTCAGCGAACCGGAGCGGCACGCGCACGGCATCCTTCTCTGTCGTGATGAGCTGCGCGCCACAATCGCGCGCCTGCTGGACCAATGCCTGCATCTCTGCGTCCGAATAGGGGTGGTGATCCGGGAAGCTTCGGCGTCCCTGTAGTTTTAGTCCGATCGCCTCGGCGGTGGCAAAAAACTTTTCCGGCTGTCCGATCCCGGCAAAGGCGACGCAGTCGCTGCCCCGTGGCAACGGCAATTCCGGCACCCGCATGGCGGCCCGCAACCGGGGAGCGGTTGTGGCGGCGACTTCCTTCGGTTCGGGGCAATCGAAATCCCCCATCAGCACGATCACATCGGCCCGTTCCAAGGCGGCGGATGCTGGTTCGCGCAACGGTCCGGCCGGAAAGACGCATCCGTTTCCGAACCCCGTCTGCGCATCGACGACCAGAACAGACACCGTCTTGAGCAGGGACGGATTCTGAAAGCCATCATCCATGACGATATGTGTCGCGCCGGCTGCCTCGGCAGCGCGCGCGCCGGACGGCCGGTCTCTCGACACCCAGACCGGCGCCGTGCGAGCAAGCAGCAGGGCCTCGTCGCCGACTGTCGCGGCCGTATCGACAGCCGGATCCACCAATTGAGGGCCGGCGACCGTGCCGCCATAACCGCGCGTGAGAATGTGCGGACGGTGCCCCGCCTGTTGCAGAGCGAGGGCGAGGTCCCGTGCAACCGGCGTCTTGCCTGCCCCCCCCATCACGGCATTCCCGATACAAAGGACGGGAATGGTCGGCCGGTATGGCCGCGCCCGGCCCCGTCGCCATGCCCCGCCGGCCCGCCAGAGCCATGACAGGGGCGTCAGGAGCCCTGCAGCCATCCCGGGCCGCGCCTCCGTCCAGAAGCCGGGTGGCCTCATCGGCCCGCGCCCTGGGCGACCGGCGGCAGGATTGGCGCCAGACGTGCCATGACCCTGTCCACCGTCGCGGCGCCTTCGGTGGTCACCTGGGCTGCGGCCTTCACCATGGCCTTTCGCCGCCCTGCCTCATCCAGCAACCCGCCAACGGTCTGCGCCAGTTCCATCGCGCCTGCGACACGGGTCATGCCGCCACGGGTCAGGAGATCGGCCGCTACCGTGGAGAAATTTTCCATGTCCGGTCCACAAAGCGGGATGCATCCCAATTGCGCCGGTTCTATCGGGTTGTGCCCACCATGACCGCCGCACAGGCTGCCACCAACCAGGGCAACCGGCGCCAATCGGTAGAAGAGCCCAAGTTCGCCCAGAGTGTCGGCGACATAGACAGACGTCGTCGGTGCGACCTCCATCCCCTCAGACCTTAGCGCGACGGACAAACCCTTTGCCCGCAAGGCCTCGGCTATCGCCACGCCGCGGTCCGGGTGGCGCGGCACCAGGATTGTCAGAATGTCGGGCCGGCCCGAAGCCAGATGGCGATGCGCCTCGGCGACGATGTCCTCTTCACCCGGATGCGTGCTGGCGGCGACCCAGACCGGACGGCCGCGCAGGCGGGCACGTTCGGTTTCCAGCACCTTGCCGTCGACCGCCTGCGGCTGAACCGACAGTTTCAGGTTTCCGACGCAATCGGCCCCGGCTGCACCGAGATCCCGCAGGTGGGCTGCATCGTCCGGTGTCTGCGCCAGGCAGGGCCTGAACCCGTCCAGCAGGTCCCCCGCTATGCCCGGAATTCGACGCCACCGCCTCAGCGATCTGCGCGACACCCGACCGTTAACGAGAGCCATCGGCTTGCCGGCCCGACGCATTTCCCAGATCAAGGCGGGCCAGAATTCGGATTCGACCCAGATTCCGGCATCCGGCCGCCAATGCTTTAGGAAGGACCGCACCCAGGCTGGACGGTCAACCGGCACATATTGATGGATCGCACGATCCGGGAGCCGGGTCGCCATCAGACGCGCGCTCGTCACTGTGCCCGTCGTGACAAGAACATGGCCCTTCGGGTCGCGTTCCAGAAGTCGCTGGACCAGCGGCAAGGCCGACATGGCCTCTCCATTGCTGGCGGCGTGAATCCAGACCAGAGGCCCTTCCGGTCGGGGGCGCCCGGGTTGGCCACGCCGTTCGCCGAAGCGTTGGGCATCCTCCTTGCCGCGTGCGAGCCGCCTGTCCAGATAGCGATCGATCAGCGGTGCCGCCAAGGCGGTAGCAGCCAGATAGATGCCCCGCGCGATCATACGCCGCCCCCTGAAGGTGCTGCATCGCCATCCGCGCGGAGGACCGGATCGTGACCCATTTCGCGATCGCAGGCGTCGGTCATCTCATTCAGGATGTGCTCGATCCGCCGGCGGTATTCTTCGCGGGTTGCCTCATCGGCCCGCGGCGGCAGTTCGATCGCCTTGCCCCAGCGGCAAACGCCCCGGTTGAACGGAAGCGGCAGTTGGAACCTGTCCCAGGTTCCCAACACCTTCCGCCGTTTCATGGCATAGGACACCGGCACGATCGGCACTTTCGCCAGGGAGGCGATGACGATCATCCCTTCCTTGACCACGAGGCGCGGACCGCGCGGGCCGTCTGGCGTGAACCCAACATGGCCGCCGGCCTTCAGGCGCTTCACGATGGCCCGCGTCGCCTTGGCGCCGTCCTTGCTGTCGACCGGGATCCCCTCAAACCCGAAGCGGCCCATCGCGTCGATCACGATACGCCCGTCGCGGTGGCCGGAGGCGACGACACAGAGCTCATGCGATTTTTCGGCATAGGCATAGGGCATCATGCCGATCCGGTTATGCCACAGGGCGATGATATAGGGCTGACCTTCGGCCATCAGGCGGTCCCGGTCTTCCGTGCCGGAGACCTCCCAGCGGGACGTGTAGCGCACGAAACGAATATACCACGCGATCAGGCCGCACATCAGGCGGTGGAACCAGGCCTGCTTGGTGAGCCGCTTCAACGCCCCCATGCGCGTCAGTCCTCCCGTCCGCCCGAAGAGGTCGTGTCCGGGGTCTCCTGGAACTGGTACTTGCTGAGCCGGGCATACAGACCGCCCTTGCGCGCCAGTTCGTCATGCGTGCCGGTTTCGGCAACGCGGCCGGCCTCCATTACATAAATGCGGTCCGCCCGGCGGATCGTCGCAAGGCGGTGCGCAATAACGATGGTCGTCCGTCCGACCATAAGGCGCTCCAGAGCAGACTGAACCTTGCGTTCGGATTCGGCATCCAGCGCCGATGTGGCCTCGTCCAGCAGCAGGATCGGCGCCTGTTTCAGCATGGCACGCGCAATGGCAATACGCTGGCGCTGACCACCGCTGAGCCGCAGCCCCTGTTCGCCGACCATGGTGTCGTAACCTTCAGGCAGTCCCATGATGAAGTCGTGCGCCGCAGCGTTGCGGGCCGCTTCCTCGATCTCGTCCTGAGACGCGCCGAAACGACCATAGGCGATGTTGGCACGGATCGTGTCGTTGAACAGCGCCGGCTCCTGGCTGACCAGGGCGATCTGCGCCGCGACCGAATCCAGCGTCGCCGCTTTCACATCCTCGCCGTCGATCAACACGCGGCCCGCGGTGACGTCGTAGA of Alphaproteobacteria bacterium contains these proteins:
- a CDS encoding lysophospholipid acyltransferase family protein, yielding MSFNEAYRRRGISGIVVYALQAAAIQGSLETLKVLPLSFASGFGSLLFRTVGPFLKADKVARRNLARAFPDWDQAQIDKTVRDVWDNLGRGAGEFSHVTKIDPTAPDSPVTVVGLENLLNAKEKGAFILLSAHIANWEMAALVPAYYGIRLNNIYRHADNPWMDKYFRRKRGALTGRLIPKGVKGIREIYAGLKRGEPVGVLIDQKLNEGRPIPFFGRDAMTATAPIEMAVQMKLPIIPVQLERVEKTKFILTFHPPMDLPDTGDRGEDAITIIKTFNAMLESWIRKRPGQWFWVHKRWPD
- the lpxK gene encoding tetraacyldisaccharide 4'-kinase produces the protein MAAGLLTPLSWLWRAGGAWRRGRARPYRPTIPVLCIGNAVMGGAGKTPVARDLALALQQAGHRPHILTRGYGGTVAGPQLVDPAVDTAATVGDEALLLARTAPVWVSRDRPSGARAAEAAGATHIVMDDGFQNPSLLKTVSVLVVDAQTGFGNGCVFPAGPLREPASAALERADVIVLMGDFDCPEPKEVAATTAPRLRAAMRVPELPLPRGSDCVAFAGIGQPEKFFATAEAIGLKLQGRRSFPDHHPYSDAEMQALVQQARDCGAQLITTEKDAVRVPLRFAEAVTAIPIVLEWQGGRALLDTIRSEFPDVV
- a CDS encoding 3-deoxy-D-manno-octulosonic acid transferase, with the translated sequence MIARGIYLAATALAAPLIDRYLDRRLARGKEDAQRFGERRGQPGRPRPEGPLVWIHAASNGEAMSALPLVQRLLERDPKGHVLVTTGTVTSARLMATRLPDRAIHQYVPVDRPAWVRSFLKHWRPDAGIWVESEFWPALIWEMRRAGKPMALVNGRVSRRSLRRWRRIPGIAGDLLDGFRPCLAQTPDDAAHLRDLGAAGADCVGNLKLSVQPQAVDGKVLETERARLRGRPVWVAASTHPGEEDIVAEAHRHLASGRPDILTILVPRHPDRGVAIAEALRAKGLSVALRSEGMEVAPTTSVYVADTLGELGLFYRLAPVALVGGSLCGGHGGHNPIEPAQLGCIPLCGPDMENFSTVAADLLTRGGMTRVAGAMELAQTVGGLLDEAGRRKAMVKAAAQVTTEGAATVDRVMARLAPILPPVAQGAGR
- a CDS encoding lysophospholipid acyltransferase family protein, with protein sequence MGALKRLTKQAWFHRLMCGLIAWYIRFVRYTSRWEVSGTEDRDRLMAEGQPYIIALWHNRIGMMPYAYAEKSHELCVVASGHRDGRIVIDAMGRFGFEGIPVDSKDGAKATRAIVKRLKAGGHVGFTPDGPRGPRLVVKEGMIVIASLAKVPIVPVSYAMKRRKVLGTWDRFQLPLPFNRGVCRWGKAIELPPRADEATREEYRRRIEHILNEMTDACDREMGHDPVLRADGDAAPSGGGV